The Phyllostomus discolor isolate MPI-MPIP mPhyDis1 chromosome 4, mPhyDis1.pri.v3, whole genome shotgun sequence genome window below encodes:
- the LOC114490215 gene encoding patr class I histocompatibility antigen, A-126 alpha chain-like isoform X3 — MRVKWSPSLLLLLSGALALTGAGAGPHSLSYFRTVVSRPGRGEDWFLEVGYVDGTEFVRFDSDAANPREEPRVRWMEREDPQYWDEQTRKAEGNARTLRGNLNTRRGYYNQSADGSHTIQTVHGCDVGSDGCFLRGYYRSAYDGADYIALNEDLRSWTAADAAAQITRRKWEAGGCAERWRNYLTGECVQWLLRYLERGKEALQRADPPDAQVTRHPSSEREATLRCWARGFYPADIALTWRRDGEDQTQDTELVETRPAGDGTFQTWAAVVVPRGEEQRYTCHVQHEGLREPLMLGWEPPPQTNTIILGITSGLVLLGAAAAAAVMWGRRHSGGKGGSCAQAASSDSAQGSDVSLTCSIA; from the exons ATGCGCGTCAAGTGGTCCCCgagcctcctgctgctgctctccgGGGCGCTGGCGCTGACCGGGGCCGGGGCGG GTCCGCACTCCCTGAGCTATTTCCGCACCGTCGTGTCCCGGCCCGGCCGCGGGGAGGACTGGTTCCTCGAAGTCGGCTACGTGGACGGCACGGAGTTCGTGCGGTTCGACAGCGACGCCGCGAACCCGAGGGAGGAGCCGCGGGTGCGGTGGATGGAGCGGGAGGACCCGCAGTACTGGGACGAGCAGACGCGGAAAGCCGAGGGAAACGCACGGACTTTAAGAGGGAACCTGAACACGCGGCGCGGCTACTACAACCAGAGCGCGGACG GGTCTCACACCATCCAGACCGTGCACGGCTGCGACGTGGGATCGGATGGATGCTTCCTCCGTGGGTATTACCGGTCCGCCTACGACGGCGCCGACTACATCGCCCTGAACGAGGACCTGCGCTCCTGGACCGCGGCCGACGCGGCGGCTCAGATCACCCGGCGCAAGTGGGAGGCGGGCGGTTGCGCGGAGCGCTGGAGGAACTACCTGACGGGGGAGTGCGTGCAGTGGCTCCTGCGGTACCTGGAGCGCGGGAAGGAGGCGCTGCAGCGCGCAG ACCCTCCAGATGCGCAAGTGACCCGCCACCCCAGCTCTGAGCGGGAGGccaccctgaggtgctgggcGCGGGGCTTCTACCCTGCGGACATCGCCCTGACCTGGCGGCGGGACGGGGAGGACCAGACCCAGGACACGGAGCTGGTGGAGACCAGGCCCGCGGGGGACGGGACCTTCCAGACGTGGGCGGCGGTGGTGGTGCCGCGTGGGGAGGAGCAGAGATACACGTGCCACGTGCAGCACGAGGGGCTGCGGGAGCCCCTGATGCTtggatggg AGCCGCCTCCTCAGACCAACACCATCATCTTGGGCATCACTAGTGGCCTGGTCCTGCTTGGGGCTGCGGCGGCTGCAGCTGTGATGTGGGGGAGGAGGCACTCAG gtgggaaaggagggagctgTGCTCAGGCTGCCA GCAGTgacagtgcccagggctcagATGTGTCTCTCACGTGTTCTATCG CGTGA
- the LOC114490215 gene encoding patr class I histocompatibility antigen, A-126 alpha chain-like isoform X6 gives MRVKWSPSLLLLLSGALALTGAGAGPHSLSYFRTVVSRPGRGEDWFLEVGYVDGTEFVRFDSDAANPREEPRVRWMEREDPQYWDEQTRKAEGNARTLRGNLNTRRGYYNQSADGSHTIQTVHGCDVGSDGCFLRGYYRSAYDGADYIALNEDLRSWTAADAAAQITRRKWEAGGCAERWRNYLTGECVQWLLRYLERGKEALQRADPPDAQVTRHPSSEREATLRCWARGFYPADIALTWRRDGEDQTQDTELVETRPAGDGTFQTWAAVVVPRGEEQRYTCHVQHEGLREPLMLGWEPPPQTNTIILGITSGLVLLGAAAAAAVMWGRRHSGGKGGSCAQAAT, from the exons ATGCGCGTCAAGTGGTCCCCgagcctcctgctgctgctctccgGGGCGCTGGCGCTGACCGGGGCCGGGGCGG GTCCGCACTCCCTGAGCTATTTCCGCACCGTCGTGTCCCGGCCCGGCCGCGGGGAGGACTGGTTCCTCGAAGTCGGCTACGTGGACGGCACGGAGTTCGTGCGGTTCGACAGCGACGCCGCGAACCCGAGGGAGGAGCCGCGGGTGCGGTGGATGGAGCGGGAGGACCCGCAGTACTGGGACGAGCAGACGCGGAAAGCCGAGGGAAACGCACGGACTTTAAGAGGGAACCTGAACACGCGGCGCGGCTACTACAACCAGAGCGCGGACG GGTCTCACACCATCCAGACCGTGCACGGCTGCGACGTGGGATCGGATGGATGCTTCCTCCGTGGGTATTACCGGTCCGCCTACGACGGCGCCGACTACATCGCCCTGAACGAGGACCTGCGCTCCTGGACCGCGGCCGACGCGGCGGCTCAGATCACCCGGCGCAAGTGGGAGGCGGGCGGTTGCGCGGAGCGCTGGAGGAACTACCTGACGGGGGAGTGCGTGCAGTGGCTCCTGCGGTACCTGGAGCGCGGGAAGGAGGCGCTGCAGCGCGCAG ACCCTCCAGATGCGCAAGTGACCCGCCACCCCAGCTCTGAGCGGGAGGccaccctgaggtgctgggcGCGGGGCTTCTACCCTGCGGACATCGCCCTGACCTGGCGGCGGGACGGGGAGGACCAGACCCAGGACACGGAGCTGGTGGAGACCAGGCCCGCGGGGGACGGGACCTTCCAGACGTGGGCGGCGGTGGTGGTGCCGCGTGGGGAGGAGCAGAGATACACGTGCCACGTGCAGCACGAGGGGCTGCGGGAGCCCCTGATGCTtggatggg AGCCGCCTCCTCAGACCAACACCATCATCTTGGGCATCACTAGTGGCCTGGTCCTGCTTGGGGCTGCGGCGGCTGCAGCTGTGATGTGGGGGAGGAGGCACTCAG gtgggaaaggagggagctgTGCTCAGGCTGCCA CGTGA
- the LOC114490215 gene encoding patr class I histocompatibility antigen, A-126 alpha chain-like isoform X2 — translation MRVKWSPSLLLLLSGALALTGAGAGPHSLSYFRTVVSRPGRGEDWFLEVGYVDGTEFVRFDSDAANPREEPRVRWMEREDPQYWDEQTRKAEGNARTLRGNLNTRRGYYNQSADGSHTIQTVHGCDVGSDGCFLRGYYRSAYDGADYIALNEDLRSWTAADAAAQITRRKWEAGGCAERWRNYLTGECVQWLLRYLERGKEALQRADPPDAQVTRHPSSEREATLRCWARGFYPADIALTWRRDGEDQTQDTELVETRPAGDGTFQTWAAVVVPRGEEQRYTCHVQHEGLREPLMLGWEPPPQTNTIILGITSGLVLLGAAAAAAVMWGRRHSGGKGGSCAQAASSDGAQGSDVSLMASKA, via the exons ATGCGCGTCAAGTGGTCCCCgagcctcctgctgctgctctccgGGGCGCTGGCGCTGACCGGGGCCGGGGCGG GTCCGCACTCCCTGAGCTATTTCCGCACCGTCGTGTCCCGGCCCGGCCGCGGGGAGGACTGGTTCCTCGAAGTCGGCTACGTGGACGGCACGGAGTTCGTGCGGTTCGACAGCGACGCCGCGAACCCGAGGGAGGAGCCGCGGGTGCGGTGGATGGAGCGGGAGGACCCGCAGTACTGGGACGAGCAGACGCGGAAAGCCGAGGGAAACGCACGGACTTTAAGAGGGAACCTGAACACGCGGCGCGGCTACTACAACCAGAGCGCGGACG GGTCTCACACCATCCAGACCGTGCACGGCTGCGACGTGGGATCGGATGGATGCTTCCTCCGTGGGTATTACCGGTCCGCCTACGACGGCGCCGACTACATCGCCCTGAACGAGGACCTGCGCTCCTGGACCGCGGCCGACGCGGCGGCTCAGATCACCCGGCGCAAGTGGGAGGCGGGCGGTTGCGCGGAGCGCTGGAGGAACTACCTGACGGGGGAGTGCGTGCAGTGGCTCCTGCGGTACCTGGAGCGCGGGAAGGAGGCGCTGCAGCGCGCAG ACCCTCCAGATGCGCAAGTGACCCGCCACCCCAGCTCTGAGCGGGAGGccaccctgaggtgctgggcGCGGGGCTTCTACCCTGCGGACATCGCCCTGACCTGGCGGCGGGACGGGGAGGACCAGACCCAGGACACGGAGCTGGTGGAGACCAGGCCCGCGGGGGACGGGACCTTCCAGACGTGGGCGGCGGTGGTGGTGCCGCGTGGGGAGGAGCAGAGATACACGTGCCACGTGCAGCACGAGGGGCTGCGGGAGCCCCTGATGCTtggatggg AGCCGCCTCCTCAGACCAACACCATCATCTTGGGCATCACTAGTGGCCTGGTCCTGCTTGGGGCTGCGGCGGCTGCAGCTGTGATGTGGGGGAGGAGGCACTCAG gtgggaaaggagggagctgTGCTCAGGCTGCCA
- the LOC114490215 gene encoding patr class I histocompatibility antigen, A-126 alpha chain-like isoform X7, producing the protein MRVKWSPSLLLLLSGALALTGAGAGPHSLSYFRTVVSRPGRGEDWFLEVGYVDGTEFVRFDSDAANPREEPRVRWMEREDPQYWDEQTRKAEGNARTLRGNLNTRRGYYNQSADGSHTIQTVHGCDVGSDGCFLRGYYRSAYDGADYIALNEDLRSWTAADAAAQITRRKWEAGGCAERWRNYLTGECVQWLLRYLERGKEALQRADPPDAQVTRHPSSEREATLRCWARGFYPADIALTWRRDGEDQTQDTELVETRPAGDGTFQTWAAVVVPRGEEQRYTCHVQHEGLREPLMLGWEAAP; encoded by the exons ATGCGCGTCAAGTGGTCCCCgagcctcctgctgctgctctccgGGGCGCTGGCGCTGACCGGGGCCGGGGCGG GTCCGCACTCCCTGAGCTATTTCCGCACCGTCGTGTCCCGGCCCGGCCGCGGGGAGGACTGGTTCCTCGAAGTCGGCTACGTGGACGGCACGGAGTTCGTGCGGTTCGACAGCGACGCCGCGAACCCGAGGGAGGAGCCGCGGGTGCGGTGGATGGAGCGGGAGGACCCGCAGTACTGGGACGAGCAGACGCGGAAAGCCGAGGGAAACGCACGGACTTTAAGAGGGAACCTGAACACGCGGCGCGGCTACTACAACCAGAGCGCGGACG GGTCTCACACCATCCAGACCGTGCACGGCTGCGACGTGGGATCGGATGGATGCTTCCTCCGTGGGTATTACCGGTCCGCCTACGACGGCGCCGACTACATCGCCCTGAACGAGGACCTGCGCTCCTGGACCGCGGCCGACGCGGCGGCTCAGATCACCCGGCGCAAGTGGGAGGCGGGCGGTTGCGCGGAGCGCTGGAGGAACTACCTGACGGGGGAGTGCGTGCAGTGGCTCCTGCGGTACCTGGAGCGCGGGAAGGAGGCGCTGCAGCGCGCAG ACCCTCCAGATGCGCAAGTGACCCGCCACCCCAGCTCTGAGCGGGAGGccaccctgaggtgctgggcGCGGGGCTTCTACCCTGCGGACATCGCCCTGACCTGGCGGCGGGACGGGGAGGACCAGACCCAGGACACGGAGCTGGTGGAGACCAGGCCCGCGGGGGACGGGACCTTCCAGACGTGGGCGGCGGTGGTGGTGCCGCGTGGGGAGGAGCAGAGATACACGTGCCACGTGCAGCACGAGGGGCTGCGGGAGCCCCTGATGCTtggatggg